One part of the Thermococcus radiotolerans genome encodes these proteins:
- a CDS encoding serine protein kinase RIO: protein MREEFIEREIEDMLGLRERREKDSELYKIVNEVFDRTTKETLAYLHRRGKIEALYGVISTGKEANVFAGVDAEGKRVAVKIYRTYTTEFRRIWEYLAADPRIGYLPKDMRKLVFVWTRREFKNLQRAIKYAVRVPEPVIFRNNILVMEFVGDEMPAPRLKDVERELELSDFEELYDFTMRVIERLWKRGDMVHGDLSEYNILLHDGPVVIDWSQATVKRNRMSLELLKRDLRNVINYFGRKGVDVDDFDDKFRELVGV from the coding sequence ATGCGCGAGGAGTTCATCGAGCGAGAGATCGAGGACATGCTCGGCCTCAGGGAGAGGCGCGAGAAGGACAGCGAACTCTACAAGATAGTCAACGAGGTCTTTGACAGGACGACGAAGGAAACCCTCGCCTATCTGCACAGGAGAGGTAAAATAGAGGCCCTGTACGGTGTAATAAGCACGGGAAAGGAGGCCAACGTCTTCGCCGGCGTGGACGCCGAGGGAAAGAGGGTGGCCGTTAAGATATACCGCACATACACCACTGAATTCCGCAGGATATGGGAGTACCTTGCCGCCGATCCTAGAATCGGCTACCTGCCCAAGGATATGCGCAAGCTCGTCTTCGTGTGGACGAGAAGGGAGTTCAAGAACCTCCAGCGGGCGATTAAGTACGCGGTTCGGGTCCCCGAGCCGGTAATCTTCCGAAACAACATCCTGGTGATGGAGTTCGTGGGCGATGAAATGCCCGCCCCGAGGCTCAAGGACGTGGAGCGCGAACTTGAGCTCAGCGATTTCGAGGAACTCTACGACTTCACGATGCGGGTCATTGAGAGGCTCTGGAAACGCGGCGACATGGTTCACGGTGACCTCAGCGAGTACAACATACTGCTCCACGACGGGCCGGTGGTTATAGACTGGTCTCAGGCGACCGTGAAGAGAAACCGTATGAGCCTGGAGCTGCTCAAGCGTGACCTGCGCAACGTCATCAATTACTTCGGTAGGAAAGGCGTCGATGTTGATGATTTCGATGATAAGTTCCGTGAGTTGGTTGGGGTTTAG
- a CDS encoding metal ABC transporter ATP-binding protein, translating into MAAITAENLTITYDGVPAVEGVTFEIERGETLLLLGPNGAGKTTLIKTIACFHREYSGELRVFDRPPCEARELIGYVPQSHNLNERVPLTALEVVAMGGVYRRGFVHFKIAPEILEKAEEVLNFVGLAGLSGRLFRELSGGQKQRVLLARALISDPEILILDEPLSALDPSARAEVAAVLGKIKRERGITMVITTHDINPLLEVGDKVMLLNKKLVAFGKPEEVLRDSVIKSVYGPLARVVPVEDKLFCITGDTHLHRHGGGGR; encoded by the coding sequence ATGGCAGCGATAACCGCCGAGAACCTCACCATAACCTACGATGGAGTACCCGCTGTAGAGGGGGTCACGTTCGAGATAGAGAGGGGTGAGACTCTACTCCTGCTCGGCCCCAACGGTGCGGGAAAGACGACCCTCATCAAGACGATAGCCTGCTTCCACAGGGAGTACTCCGGGGAGCTCAGGGTTTTTGACAGACCGCCCTGCGAGGCGAGGGAGCTTATAGGCTACGTACCCCAGAGCCACAACCTGAACGAGAGGGTTCCGCTGACTGCCCTCGAGGTCGTCGCCATGGGCGGGGTCTACAGGAGGGGCTTCGTTCACTTCAAGATAGCCCCCGAAATCCTCGAGAAAGCCGAGGAGGTCCTCAACTTCGTTGGTCTCGCAGGTTTATCCGGCAGGCTCTTCCGCGAGCTCAGTGGCGGCCAGAAGCAGCGCGTTCTGCTCGCCCGGGCGCTCATCAGCGATCCGGAGATTCTCATCCTGGACGAACCATTATCCGCCCTCGACCCCAGTGCCAGAGCAGAGGTGGCGGCTGTTCTAGGCAAGATAAAGAGGGAGCGGGGCATAACCATGGTGATAACCACCCACGACATAAACCCCCTGCTCGAGGTCGGGGACAAGGTGATGCTCCTCAACAAAAAGCTGGTTGCCTTTGGAAAACCCGAAGAAGTCCTGAGGGACAGCGTAATCAAGTCCGTCTACGGCCCCCTGGCGAGGGTCGTGCCGGTTGAGGATAAGCTGTTCTGCATAACCGGCGACACTCACCTCCACAGGCACGGGGGTGGGGGCAGATGA
- a CDS encoding KH domain-containing protein, whose protein sequence is MDEFERLLKKYERLDKDGRPLREEHEEEITYAAEGEQEEFVRIPKERVAVVIGKKGQTKREIERRTKTKIEIDSETGEVFIAATKETDDPLAVWKARDVVMAIGRGFSPERAFRLFNEGEVLEVVNLTDVLIGNDKNALPRVRGRIIGRKGRTREIIEEMSGADVSVYGKTVAIIGNPIQVEVAKTAIEKLAKGSPHGVVYKYLERRKKDLELESMSYYEALGEEVEKNEEE, encoded by the coding sequence ATGGACGAGTTCGAGAGGCTCCTTAAGAAGTACGAGCGCCTTGACAAGGACGGTCGGCCGCTGAGGGAGGAGCACGAGGAGGAGATAACCTACGCGGCCGAGGGTGAGCAGGAGGAGTTCGTAAGGATTCCCAAGGAGAGGGTGGCGGTCGTCATAGGAAAGAAAGGGCAGACCAAGAGGGAAATCGAGAGGAGAACCAAGACCAAGATAGAGATAGACAGCGAAACTGGGGAGGTCTTCATCGCCGCCACGAAGGAGACCGACGATCCGCTTGCCGTTTGGAAGGCGAGGGACGTTGTCATGGCAATCGGAAGGGGTTTCTCGCCCGAGAGGGCCTTCCGGCTCTTCAACGAGGGCGAGGTCCTTGAGGTCGTCAACCTCACCGACGTCCTCATCGGCAACGACAAGAACGCCCTTCCGCGCGTTAGGGGAAGGATAATAGGCAGGAAGGGTAGAACCCGCGAGATAATCGAGGAGATGAGCGGGGCAGACGTGAGCGTCTACGGTAAGACCGTCGCGATAATCGGCAACCCGATTCAGGTCGAGGTTGCCAAGACCGCCATAGAGAAGCTCGCCAAGGGCTCCCCGCACGGTGTTGTCTACAAGTACCTTGAGCGCAGGAAGAAGGACCTCGAGCTGGAGAGCATGAGCTATTACGAGGCCCTTGGCGAAGAAGTTGAGAAGAACGAGGAGGAATGA
- the eif1A gene encoding translation initiation factor eIF-1A, which translates to MAYHRGGRSGKKKNRQVQGDEVIRVPLPRNGQLFGVIEQALGSGWMDVRCEDGKLRRCRIPGKLKRRMWMRVGDVVIVQPWPVQTDERGDIVYRYTRTQVDWLLRKGKISQDFLTGGDMLF; encoded by the coding sequence ATGGCGTACCACAGAGGTGGAAGAAGTGGAAAGAAAAAGAACCGTCAGGTTCAGGGTGACGAGGTCATTAGGGTTCCCCTTCCAAGGAACGGGCAGCTCTTCGGAGTGATAGAACAGGCCCTCGGCTCGGGATGGATGGACGTCCGCTGCGAGGACGGCAAGCTCAGGAGATGCAGAATCCCGGGCAAGCTGAAGAGGCGCATGTGGATGCGCGTTGGCGATGTGGTCATCGTTCAGCCCTGGCCGGTTCAGACCGACGAGAGGGGCGATATCGTCTACCGCTACACCAGAACCCAGGTTGACTGGCTCCTCAGGAAGGGCAAGATAAGCCAGGACTTCCTCACCGGCGGAGATATGCTCTTCTGA